One genomic window of Trachemys scripta elegans isolate TJP31775 chromosome 15, CAS_Tse_1.0, whole genome shotgun sequence includes the following:
- the LOC117887923 gene encoding uncharacterized protein LOC117887923 isoform X2, which yields MKSASAPESEVLSPCGGAARRRTPNPMVPRGRTPSPRVHRRHYKFLVQAAPALARASPEEAVMPLRARLYSVFFRRTSTFALTIVLGALVFERAFDQGADAFYERLNHGVRSR from the coding sequence ATGAAGTCCGCCTCTGCCCCCGAGAGCGAGGTGCTGTCCCCCTGCGGTGGAGCGGCGCGACGCCGCACTCCAAATCCCATGGTGCCTCGCGGCAGGACTCCAAGCCCCAGGGTGCATCGCCGCCACTATAAATTCCTGGTGCAGGCCGCGCCTGCGCTGGCCCGGGCATCGCCAGAGGAGGCCGTCATGCCGCTGCGCGCCCGGCTGTACAGTGTGTTTTTCCGCCGCACCTCCACCTTCGCCCTGACCATCGTGCTGGGGGCCCTCGTCTTCGAACGCGCCTTCGACCAGGGCGCGGACGCGTTCTACGAGCGGCTCAACCACGGGGTGAGGAGCCGCTGA